One Festucalex cinctus isolate MCC-2025b chromosome 1, RoL_Fcin_1.0, whole genome shotgun sequence genomic region harbors:
- the LOC144017371 gene encoding beta-1,3-galactosyltransferase 2-like → MFAFTCYAILRRRYQCLKRTGKCAIFLSLLVLLSFVLHHKGSSVKDLEKYMLAKNNQIEERDFNGSKIRGLFPYVINEPDKCRARLAAPFLVFLIMIEAVQVEARHAIRQTWGNENLIQGVAVVRLFLLGKREGEVGAHQQRMLQEESQKYHDIIQQDFLDSYNNLTLKTLMGLHWVARYCSRASYVLKTDSDMFVNTENLILKLLRPELKPKRNYFTGMVIHGDKPIRDKMSKWYVSKEEYPEAKYPNFCSGTGYVLSGDMALKIFMTSPRVRRVHLEDVHVAKLGLKPVEKPGEFLFNDWRLPFEGCTYNNLITSHGVQPKEIIQYWKIVQSRKKECNRKL, encoded by the coding sequence atgttcgCTTTCACGTGTTATGCCATACTGCGGCGGAGATACCAATGTTTGAAAAGGACAGGCAAGTGCGCCATTTTCCTCTCACTGCTGGTTCTGCTGAGCTTTGTGCTTCATCACAAAGGTAGCTCTGTAAAAGATTTGGAAAAATATATGCTAGCCAAGAATAACCAAATCGAGGAGAGAGACTTCAATGGCAGTAAAATCCGAGGCCTTTTCCCTTACGTCATCAACGAACCGGACAAATGTCGAGCAAGGCTGGCGGCACCGTTTCTGGTGTTTCTAATAATGATCGAGGCCGTGCAGGTGGAAGCAAGGCACGCGATACGCCAGACCTGGGGGAATGAGAATTTGATCCAAGGTGTGGCGGTCGTCCGTCTCTTTCTGCTGGGAAaacgggagggggaggtgggaGCTCATCAGCAAAGGATGCTCCAGGAAGAGAGCCAAAAATATCACGACATAATCCAGCAGGACTTCTTGGATTCCTACAACAACCTGACCCTAAAAACCTTGATGGGACTGCACTGGGTGGCACGCTACTGCTCACGGGCCAGCTACGTCTTGAAGACGGACAGTGACATGTTTGTCAACACAGAGAATCTCATCCTGAAGCTGCTCAGACCAGAGCTGAAGCCCAAGAGGAACTACTTTACAGGAATGGTCATTCATGGTGATAAACCCATCCGGGACAAAATGAGCAAGTGGTATGTTTCCAAAGAGGAGTACCCGGAAGCGAAATATCCAAACTTCTGCTCTGGAACCGGTTATGTGCTCTCGGGAGATATGGCTCTCAAAATTTTCATGACATCGCCGAGGGTGCGCCGGGTGCACCTGGAGGATGTGCACGTGGCCAAGCTGGGCTTGAAGCCCGTCGAGAAACCTGGTGAATTTCTGTTCAATGATTGGCGGCTGCCCTTCGAAGGATGCACATACAACAATCTGATAACGTCCCATGGCGTCCAACCCAAGGAAATAATTCAATACTGGAAAATCGTGCAAAGTAGGAAGAAAGAATGTAATCGCAAATTATGA
- the uck2b gene encoding uridine-cytidine kinase 2-B isoform X2 gives MELLGQNKIDHHQRQVAILSQDSFYKVLTPDQKAKALKGQYNFDHPDAFDNELIMQTLREILQGKTVQIPVYDFVTHSRKDEFVTVYPADVVLFEGILMFYSQEIRDLFQMKLFVDTDPDTRLSRRVLRDIGERGRELEQVLAQYITFVKPAFEEFCLPTKKYADVIIPRGADNLVAINLIVQHIQDILNGGLSKRHNGCTNGHSIPRQRRTSESSSRPH, from the exons ATGGAGCTGCTGGGCCAAAACAAGATTGACCATCACCAGAGGCAGGTGGCCATCCTCAGCCAGGACAGCTTTTACAAGGTGCTGACCCCTGACCAGAAAGCCAAAGCACTCAAGGGCCAGTACAACTTTGACCATCCAG ATGCCTTCGACAACGAGCTGATCATGCAAACGCTCAGGGAGATCCTGCAAGGGAAAACAGTCCAGATCCCAGTTTATGACTTCGTCACTCATTCCAG GAAGGACGAGTTTGTCACAGTCTATCCAGCCGACGTCGTCCTCTTTGAGGGCATCCTGATGTTCTACTCGCAGGAGATCCGTGACCTCTTCCAGATGAAGCTCTTCGTCGACACCGACCCAGACACGCGGCTCTCTCGTCGAG TTTTGAGAGACATCGGCGAGCGTGGGCGGGAGTTGGAACAAGTGCTGGCACAGTACATAACTTTTGTGAAACCGGCCTTTGAGGAGTTCTGCTTACCA ACGAAGAAGTATGCTGATGTGATTATACCCCGCGGAGCAGATAACCTTG TGGCCATCAACTTGATAGTCCAGCACATCCAAGACATTCTCAACGGCGGCCTAAGCAAGCGTCACAACGGCTGCACCAACGGCCACAGCATCCCGCGGCAACGAAGGACGTCCGAGTCCAGCAGTCGGCCACATTGA
- the uck2b gene encoding uridine-cytidine kinase 2-B isoform X1, translated as MTTCLCRFLVIQIMSSVCGKIMELLGQNKIDHHQRQVAILSQDSFYKVLTPDQKAKALKGQYNFDHPDAFDNELIMQTLREILQGKTVQIPVYDFVTHSRKDEFVTVYPADVVLFEGILMFYSQEIRDLFQMKLFVDTDPDTRLSRRVLRDIGERGRELEQVLAQYITFVKPAFEEFCLPTKKYADVIIPRGADNLVAINLIVQHIQDILNGGLSKRHNGCTNGHSIPRQRRTSESSSRPH; from the exons ATGACAACTTGTCTGTGTCGATTTTTAGTCATCCAGATCATG TCGTCCGTTTGTGGGAAGATAATGGAGCTGCTGGGCCAAAACAAGATTGACCATCACCAGAGGCAGGTGGCCATCCTCAGCCAGGACAGCTTTTACAAGGTGCTGACCCCTGACCAGAAAGCCAAAGCACTCAAGGGCCAGTACAACTTTGACCATCCAG ATGCCTTCGACAACGAGCTGATCATGCAAACGCTCAGGGAGATCCTGCAAGGGAAAACAGTCCAGATCCCAGTTTATGACTTCGTCACTCATTCCAG GAAGGACGAGTTTGTCACAGTCTATCCAGCCGACGTCGTCCTCTTTGAGGGCATCCTGATGTTCTACTCGCAGGAGATCCGTGACCTCTTCCAGATGAAGCTCTTCGTCGACACCGACCCAGACACGCGGCTCTCTCGTCGAG TTTTGAGAGACATCGGCGAGCGTGGGCGGGAGTTGGAACAAGTGCTGGCACAGTACATAACTTTTGTGAAACCGGCCTTTGAGGAGTTCTGCTTACCA ACGAAGAAGTATGCTGATGTGATTATACCCCGCGGAGCAGATAACCTTG TGGCCATCAACTTGATAGTCCAGCACATCCAAGACATTCTCAACGGCGGCCTAAGCAAGCGTCACAACGGCTGCACCAACGGCCACAGCATCCCGCGGCAACGAAGGACGTCCGAGTCCAGCAGTCGGCCACATTGA
- the czib gene encoding CXXC motif containing zinc binding protein, whose protein sequence is MVKFGLQFKATLENVTNVRPVGDDFRWFLKLKCGNCGEIPDKWQYINLAESAPLKGGRGSASMVQKCKLCARENSIDILGDTITPYNAEDSEKFKTMVQFECRGLEPVDFQPQAGFAAQGAESGTTFPEVNLLEKDWTDYDEKVKESVGIYEVTHQFVKC, encoded by the exons ATGGTG AAATTCGGGCTCCAGTTCAAAGCCACTCTTGAGAATGTCACTAATGTGAGACCAGTGGGCGACGACTTTCGCTGGTTTCTCAAG CTCAAGTGTGGAAATTGTGGAGAGATTCCAGATAAATGGCAGTATATAAACCTGGCG GAGAGTGCACCGTTAAAAGGAGGAAGGGGAAGCGCCAGCATGGTGCAGAAGTGTAAACTTTGTGCCAGGGAAAATTCTATCG ATATCCTGGGAGACACCATTACACCATATAAC GCTGAGGACAGTGAAAAGTTCAAGACGATGGTGCAGTTTGAATGTCGAGGTCTGGAGCCCGTTGACTTCCAGCCGCAA GCTGGCTTTGCTGCACAAGGAGCAGAGTCTGGAACGACATTTCCTGAAGTAAACCTACTAGAAAAA GATTGGACAGACTACGATGAGAAAGTCAAGGAATCAGTGGGAATATATGAGGTCACACATCAGTTCGTCAAGTGCTGA
- the uck2b gene encoding uridine-cytidine kinase 2-B isoform X3 — MAGDSETRLRDRGDNTDVIRQPFLIGVSGGTASGKSSVCGKIMELLGQNKIDHHQRQVAILSQDSFYKVLTPDQKAKALKGQYNFDHPDAFDNELIMQTLREILQGKTVQIPVYDFVTHSRKDEFVTVYPADVVLFEGILMFYSQEIRDLFQMKLFVDTDPDTRLSRRVLRDIGERGRELEQVLAQYITFVKPAFEEFCLPTKKYADVIIPRGADNLVAINLIVQHIQDILNGGLSKRHNGCTNGHSIPRQRRTSESSSRPH, encoded by the exons ATGGCCGGCGACTCTGAAACACGCCTTCGGGACCGGGGCGACAATACCGACGTAATACGACAACCTTTTCTCATCGGTGTCTCTGGTGGCACCGCCAGCGGAAAG TCGTCCGTTTGTGGGAAGATAATGGAGCTGCTGGGCCAAAACAAGATTGACCATCACCAGAGGCAGGTGGCCATCCTCAGCCAGGACAGCTTTTACAAGGTGCTGACCCCTGACCAGAAAGCCAAAGCACTCAAGGGCCAGTACAACTTTGACCATCCAG ATGCCTTCGACAACGAGCTGATCATGCAAACGCTCAGGGAGATCCTGCAAGGGAAAACAGTCCAGATCCCAGTTTATGACTTCGTCACTCATTCCAG GAAGGACGAGTTTGTCACAGTCTATCCAGCCGACGTCGTCCTCTTTGAGGGCATCCTGATGTTCTACTCGCAGGAGATCCGTGACCTCTTCCAGATGAAGCTCTTCGTCGACACCGACCCAGACACGCGGCTCTCTCGTCGAG TTTTGAGAGACATCGGCGAGCGTGGGCGGGAGTTGGAACAAGTGCTGGCACAGTACATAACTTTTGTGAAACCGGCCTTTGAGGAGTTCTGCTTACCA ACGAAGAAGTATGCTGATGTGATTATACCCCGCGGAGCAGATAACCTTG TGGCCATCAACTTGATAGTCCAGCACATCCAAGACATTCTCAACGGCGGCCTAAGCAAGCGTCACAACGGCTGCACCAACGGCCACAGCATCCCGCGGCAACGAAGGACGTCCGAGTCCAGCAGTCGGCCACATTGA
- the timm29 gene encoding mitochondrial import inner membrane translocase subunit Tim29 — translation MALRLVTRRMFCAVGEAAIAPPSKSRWEKLKYGKAATWIRSLASDYKEACLDMVVGIREHPVKASVYMSVLGGAFTCFLTKPDYSSFEVSLLERSNQLALLSSWIRNASSDCHVQNLLKLRNEGRLCHVNLGLLSLVYFNEHTPDSKLYEAQCSSLSVLWREFPRRVMDVGFAGHWWILDSKMTNYDVNEDEFAYLPVHMQRTSPPTAQGVETNERLHRESWLALKVEAEEKEMIEMDKGSTVEK, via the exons ATGGCGTTGCGTTTGGTAACCAGAAGGATGTTTTGTGCTGTAGGAGAAGCGGCAATCGCTCCTCCCTCAAAAAGTCGCTGGGAAAAACTGAAATATGGTAAAGCAG CAACATGGATTCGCAGTCTGGCATCTGACTACAAAGAAGCGTGTCTCGACATGGTCGTCGGCATCCGCGAGCATCCCGTCAAGGCGTCCGTTTACATGAGCGTGCTGGGAGGCGCATTCACCTGTTTCCTCACCAAGCCTGATTACTCATCTTTTGAAGTTTCCCTCCTGGAGCGCTCCAATCAGCTGGCCCTGCTGTCGTCGTGGATCCGCAACGCAAGCTCCGACTGCCACGTGCAGAATCTGCTTAAGCTTCGCAACGAGGGCCGTCTTTGCCACGTCAACCTGGGACTACTCTCTCTGGTTTATTTTAATGAGCACACCCCGGACAGCAAACTGTATGAAGCTCAGTGTTCTAGTTTGTCAGTACTCTGGAGAGAGTTCCCTCGGCGTGTGATGGATGTCGGCTTTGCTGGACACTGGTGGATCCTGGACTCAAAGATGACAAACTATGACGTCAATGAAGATGAGTTTGCTTACCTACCCGTGCATATGCAGCGAACGTCACCGCCCACTGCTCAGGGGGTGGAAACAAACGAGCGGCTGCACAGGGAGTCCTGGCTTGCGCTGAAAGTGGAAGCTGAAGAGAAAGAAATGATTGAAATGGACAAAGGCAGCACAGTAGAGAAATAA